In a single window of the Balearica regulorum gibbericeps isolate bBalReg1 chromosome 7, bBalReg1.pri, whole genome shotgun sequence genome:
- the ITPRIP gene encoding inositol 1,4,5-trisphosphate receptor-interacting protein yields the protein MPVGIFRVCLVVITAIINHPLLFPKENGTVPENTEEIIQKMKEREESLRLEQLRLEQEIADQEATQKALEKAAEVVEESKEEKFRWDMWTALSMVIFLLIELWRQDFQEGNWQDTGGEEDDMAVLGKAFKGLAFPDKAVLASFYEKRILGTTGDMARMREMVEGFADDLLEALRSVCNRDADMEVEDCMGVGSMYENWRVRKPFVCDLIVPFAPPEPYCFRSQTWCSGDSFPPDKQGYGIIKVCRANEDVTGCICDKTKLGEDMLCLLHSQANTTRPSSEMEDLLCFKNTQYLDADQVMKWFQIAVTKAWNRISHKYEFDLSFSLLDSPGALKIKFRSGKSIAFNLTPVVQYENSDVYFISHFPRSSLAADLPSSIHWFLTFAVYERRFIQLVSKTLPANACHVSCLQILSFLHGKQCSLTGPSGLTNYHLKTVMLHLLQARPSQDWAPEKLEARLQDMLKFLEKCLHEKKLYHFFIGNGKVPAELGFPIIFQRAESLNLFRPFVLHRDVYRKTVDTFHEMLRNMSALINEYTVRIPLAQTNGIHKESL from the coding sequence ATGCCTGTGGGAATCTTCCGGGTGTGCCTAGTGGTGATTACAGCTATCATCAACCACCCGCTCCTCTTCCCTAAAGAGAATGGCACTGTCCCCGAGAACACGGAAGAAATCATCCAGAAGATGAAGGAGCGGGAAGAGAGCCTTCGGCTGGAGCAGTTGCGCTTGGAGCAGGAAATCGCAGACCAGGAAGCTACACAGAAGGCCCTGGAAAAGGCTGCAGAGGTAgtggaggaaagcaaagaggaaaagttcCGATGGGATATGTGGACTGCCCTTTCCATGGTCATCTTCCTGCTGATTGAGCTCTGGAGGCAGGATTTCCAGGAAGGGAATTGGCAGGAcacaggaggagaagaggatgaCATGGCTGTCCTGGGGAAGGCATTTAAAGGACTGGCCTTCCCTGACAAGGCTGTCTTGGCCAGCTTCTATGAGAAGCGCATCCTGGGTACCACCGGAGACATGGCCAGGATGCGGGAGATGGTGGAAGGCTTTGCAGATGACCTGCTGGAGGCTTTGAGGAGTGTTTGTAACCGGGATGCTGACATGGAAGTGGAGGACTGCATGGGTGTAGGGAGCATGTATGAGAATTGGAGAGTGCGTAAACCTTTTGTCTGTGATCTGATAGTGCCTTTTGCTCCCCCAGAGCCATACTGTTTTCGGTCCCAGACATGGTGTTCTGGTGACTCTTTTCCTCCAGATAAACAAGGTTATGGCATTATCAAGGTATGCAGGGCAAATGAGGATGTGACAGGTTGCATCTGTGACAAGACTAAACTAGGGGAAGATATGCTGTGCCTTCTCCATAGCCAAGCCAATACTACCAGGCCTAGCAGTGAGATGGAGGACCTCCTGTGCTTCAAAAATACTCAGTATCTGGATGCCGACCAAGTTATGAAGTGGTTCCAGATCGCAGTCACCAAGGCCTGGAACAGAATCTCCCACAAGTATGAATTCGACCTTTCCTTCAGCCTCCTGGACTCGCCAGGAGCCCTGAAGATAAAATTTAGATCAGGGAAATCAATTGCCTTCAACCTCACCCCTGTGGTGCAGTATGAGAACTCAGACGTTTACTTCATCTCTCATTTCCCTCggagcagcctggcagcagaCCTCCCCTCCAGCATTCACTGGTTTCTCACCTTTGCAGTGTATGAGAGAAGGTTCATCCAGCTGGTCTCCAAAACACTGCCTGCCAACGCCTGCCACGTCAGCTGCCTTCAgatcctctccttcctccatgggaAGCAGTGCAGCCTTACAGGTCCAAGTGGGCTCACCAACTACCACCTGAAGACAGTGATGCTGCATCTCTTGCAGGCACGTCCCAGTCAGGACTGGGCCCCAGAGAAGTTGGAGGCCCGTCTACAGGACATGCTGAAATTCCTGGAGAAATGTTTGCATGAAAAGAAGCTCTACCACTTCTTCATTGGCAATGGGAAGGtaccagcagagctgggcttcCCCATCATATTCCAGAGGGCTGAGTCTCTCAACCTTTTCCGTCCCTTTGTGCTACACAGGGACGTTTACAGGAAGACAGTGGACACATTCCACGAGATGCTAAGGAACATGTCTGCACTGATAAATGAATACACAGTGCGCATTCCCCTTGCACAAACCAATGGGATCCATAAGGAATCCCTTTAA